In Lewinellaceae bacterium, a single window of DNA contains:
- the porU gene encoding type IX secretion system sortase PorU, which yields MRSALYTLSLLLWLINTTTAQENSPLSDGLIYKIAVAEAGIYRLDYNFLKELEVDVDNIDPRTLKLYGMGGGMLPELLSQEYPEKLSEIHIHAVGEEDGRFDPGDYILFYGEGASKWRYNTAAGQFSLERNIYDKRNFYFLKAGAGAGLRIGEAAAPGSAAHTVTSFDDYARLEEDRINLLHEWVKATGSGKHWYSDHFKVARQYNYPQAFQFPNRLADEPVALQAVMALRAGSPSSFFADVNGVSFESNTVDPVPRFDKEDNTATYAIRAALNNTAVVAGENISLTVRYPHPTGPNDGSQGWLDYVQANVRRALRLEGSQMAFRDRRSLSYPASTFRLENAGANIVIWDISEPLAPAIVPVERNGQQLSFRANTNILREFIAFDAHQDFPAPEAVGPVPNQNLSAIGAVDMLILYPPALQEEALRLAQHRADQDGLTIELAAIEQVFNEYASGRSEPTAIRNFARKLRQQNGGFKYLLLFGDGSFDCRDIYGIGGNFIPTYQSESLNPVSAYPSDDYYAILDAQTGNDPLDGPLSIAVGRLPVRTAAEARAVVDKIIHYDTSEKTLGNWRNRLVFVGDDNDGSNDYDHYVDADNIAEDLNDSVRYLNLEKIYLDAFPQESTPGGERVPQATEQLNKNLFQGALAVTYLGHGGPKGWAQERVLNISDILSWENMDKMPVFITATCTFTGYDDPTFTTAGEEVMLNPKGGAIALFTTTRAVYVGGNKRLTRSTLEHLYRHEGDEPLTIGQAMQNSKNTVGSSDQGNAPKFALIGDPSMKIAIPKYGVTTLRVNEQPVETTRTDTLRALQKVTIEGAVTNAEGEVLSGFNGLIYPTIFDKPQTTTTLGQGENRVYQYRIQKNVLFKGRASVANGRFRFSFVMPKDINYQYGTGKISYYAADASSRDDAAGSYENIVIGGSDPGALADDQGPKVEVFMNTEDFVFGGIANPNPTLLVKLEDDNGINVVGNSIGHDLEGVLNDDTQNTYLLNGFYESELDDYTKGTVRYPLSKLPEGRHSIRVKAWDVANNSSEGYTEFVVAASEEIALEHVLNYPNPFTDFTCFQFDHNLANQELEVLVQVYTISGRLVKTIAATIFSDGAIRRDDCIEWDGRDDYGGRLARGVYLYTIKARAANTGNVLLSGQSEFEKLVILK from the coding sequence GATGGCCGCTTTGACCCTGGCGACTACATCCTCTTTTACGGCGAGGGCGCCAGCAAATGGAGATACAACACCGCCGCCGGTCAATTCAGCCTGGAGCGGAACATTTACGACAAGCGGAATTTCTACTTTCTAAAAGCCGGCGCCGGTGCCGGGTTGCGCATCGGCGAAGCTGCTGCGCCGGGCAGCGCCGCCCATACCGTCACCTCCTTCGACGACTATGCCCGCCTGGAGGAGGACCGCATCAACCTCCTGCACGAATGGGTGAAGGCAACCGGGTCGGGCAAGCACTGGTACAGCGACCATTTCAAGGTGGCGCGGCAATACAACTACCCGCAAGCCTTCCAGTTTCCGAATCGGCTGGCCGATGAACCGGTAGCGCTTCAGGCCGTGATGGCCCTGCGAGCGGGCAGCCCGTCCTCCTTCTTCGCCGACGTCAATGGAGTGTCCTTCGAGAGCAATACCGTTGACCCGGTGCCCCGTTTCGACAAAGAAGACAATACTGCCACTTATGCGATCCGGGCGGCCCTCAACAACACCGCCGTAGTGGCCGGCGAAAACATCAGCCTCACGGTGCGCTACCCACACCCCACCGGGCCCAACGACGGCAGCCAGGGGTGGCTGGACTACGTGCAGGCCAATGTACGCCGCGCCCTGCGTTTGGAAGGTTCACAAATGGCCTTCCGGGACCGGCGCAGCCTGAGCTACCCGGCCAGTACTTTCCGGCTCGAAAATGCAGGCGCCAATATCGTGATATGGGACATCAGCGAACCGCTCGCGCCCGCCATTGTGCCAGTAGAACGCAACGGCCAGCAACTGAGCTTCCGCGCCAATACCAACATCCTGCGCGAATTTATCGCCTTCGACGCCCACCAGGATTTTCCAGCCCCCGAAGCGGTTGGCCCCGTGCCCAATCAAAACCTGAGCGCCATCGGCGCAGTGGATATGCTCATTCTTTACCCCCCCGCCCTTCAGGAAGAAGCCCTCCGGCTGGCACAGCACCGTGCGGATCAGGATGGGCTAACCATCGAACTGGCGGCCATCGAACAGGTATTCAACGAGTATGCCTCCGGCAGGAGCGAGCCCACCGCCATCCGAAACTTTGCCAGGAAGCTGCGCCAGCAAAACGGGGGCTTCAAGTATCTCCTGTTGTTCGGCGACGGCTCCTTCGATTGCCGGGACATCTATGGGATCGGCGGCAACTTCATCCCCACCTACCAATCGGAAAGCCTGAACCCCGTGTCGGCTTATCCCAGTGACGACTACTACGCCATTCTGGATGCCCAAACCGGCAATGACCCGCTCGACGGGCCGCTCAGTATTGCCGTGGGCCGCCTGCCGGTCCGGACGGCGGCAGAAGCCCGGGCGGTGGTGGACAAGATCATCCATTACGACACCAGCGAAAAAACGCTCGGCAACTGGCGCAACCGCCTGGTCTTCGTCGGTGACGACAACGACGGCAGCAACGACTACGACCACTACGTCGATGCGGATAACATCGCAGAAGACCTGAACGACTCGGTGCGCTACCTCAACCTGGAGAAAATCTACCTCGACGCCTTCCCCCAGGAATCGACGCCCGGAGGGGAGCGCGTTCCGCAGGCTACCGAGCAACTCAACAAAAACCTTTTCCAGGGAGCGCTGGCGGTCACCTACCTGGGCCACGGCGGCCCCAAAGGCTGGGCGCAGGAGCGCGTGCTGAACATTTCAGACATCCTTTCCTGGGAGAATATGGACAAAATGCCGGTTTTCATCACCGCGACCTGTACCTTCACGGGCTACGACGACCCCACCTTCACTACTGCCGGCGAGGAAGTGATGCTGAACCCCAAAGGAGGAGCCATTGCCCTGTTTACCACCACCCGGGCAGTATATGTGGGTGGAAACAAGAGGCTCACCCGCAGTACGCTGGAACACCTCTACCGGCACGAAGGCGATGAGCCGCTAACCATCGGGCAGGCTATGCAGAACAGCAAAAATACAGTAGGCAGCTCTGACCAGGGCAACGCTCCGAAATTTGCCCTCATCGGCGACCCCTCTATGAAAATAGCTATTCCGAAATACGGAGTAACCACGCTCCGCGTCAATGAGCAACCGGTAGAAACTACCCGGACGGATACGCTGAGGGCCCTGCAAAAAGTGACGATTGAAGGAGCAGTAACCAACGCCGAAGGGGAGGTGCTTTCCGGTTTCAACGGCTTGATCTACCCCACCATCTTCGACAAACCACAAACCACGACTACGCTTGGACAGGGAGAAAACCGGGTATACCAATACCGCATCCAGAAAAACGTGTTGTTTAAAGGCAGGGCGTCGGTAGCCAACGGGCGCTTCCGGTTCAGCTTCGTGATGCCGAAAGACATCAATTATCAGTACGGAACGGGGAAAATCAGCTATTATGCTGCTGATGCCTCTTCCAGGGATGACGCCGCAGGCAGCTATGAAAACATCGTCATCGGAGGCTCCGACCCTGGCGCGCTGGCCGACGATCAGGGGCCAAAGGTAGAGGTGTTTATGAATACGGAAGATTTTGTCTTCGGCGGCATTGCCAACCCCAACCCTACCCTGCTGGTCAAACTGGAAGATGACAATGGTATTAATGTAGTGGGCAACAGCATCGGCCACGACCTGGAAGGGGTGCTCAACGACGATACCCAAAACACCTACCTGCTCAACGGCTTCTACGAGTCGGAGCTCGACGATTACACCAAAGGCACGGTCCGCTACCCCCTGTCCAAACTGCCGGAGGGCCGCCACAGCATCCGGGTCAAGGCCTGGGATGTGGCCAACAACTCCAGCGAAGGCTACACCGAGTTTGTCGTCGCCGCTTCCGAAGAGATCGCCCTGGAGCACGTGCTCAACTACCCCAACCCCTTTACCGATTTTACCTGCTTCCAGTTTGACCACAACCTGGCCAACCAGGAATTGGAGGTCCTCGTGCAGGTATATACCATTTCCGGGCGGCTGGTTAAAACGATTGCGGCCACCATTTTCTCGGATGGCGCCATCCGCCGCGACGATTGCATTGAGTGGGATGGGCGCGACGATTACGGCGGCCGGCTGGCCCGGGGAGTTTATCTTTACACAATAAAAGCGAGGGCCGCCAATACGGGCAATGTGCTGTTGAGCGGACAAAGTGAGTTTGAAAAGTTGGTCATCCTAAAATAA
- the porV gene encoding type IX secretion system outer membrane channel protein PorV — translation MKNSLLHSLLLLLAITALSTQAAAQCYEEKGKYFNLDGTPCTNTVVSAVPFLRIVADARSGAMGDAGIGISPDPNAMHFNPSKIVFAEEGLAVSATYTPWLRALGLNDVYLAYLTGYYKLDDLQALGFGLRYFSLGSIQFTDQNGEPLSIGRPNEFEITAAYARKLSEKFAASLSAKFIYSNLAAGQQVEGGETIQPGIAGAADISFTYRAPIDLQNAESELTVGLALTNIGSKITYTNSLFRDYLPANFGLGAAWKVDLDEYNSITFATDINKLMVPTPCQDSTCVDQDGNGVFDYREQSGIRSIFSSFSDAPEGFSEELRELMYSVGIEYWYDKQFAVRAGYFNENLQKGGRKFFTVGLGLKYNIFGLNFSYLIPTTNQRNPLDNTLRFSLLFDFGAFDAGE, via the coding sequence ATGAAGAATTCATTACTACACTCTCTTCTCCTATTGCTCGCGATCACTGCCCTGTCTACTCAGGCAGCAGCACAGTGCTATGAGGAAAAGGGGAAATACTTCAACCTGGACGGCACGCCCTGCACCAACACAGTGGTTTCCGCCGTTCCGTTTTTGCGCATCGTAGCCGATGCGCGTTCCGGCGCTATGGGCGATGCCGGCATCGGCATATCGCCCGACCCGAACGCCATGCACTTCAACCCCTCCAAGATCGTCTTTGCCGAGGAGGGGCTGGCCGTTTCGGCCACCTATACGCCCTGGCTGCGGGCGCTGGGCCTCAACGATGTCTATCTGGCTTACCTGACCGGGTATTACAAGCTGGATGACCTGCAGGCGCTGGGCTTCGGCCTGCGTTACTTCTCTCTGGGAAGCATTCAGTTTACCGACCAGAACGGAGAGCCGTTGAGCATCGGCCGGCCAAACGAATTCGAAATCACCGCCGCTTATGCCCGAAAGCTGTCTGAAAAGTTTGCAGCTTCGCTGAGCGCCAAGTTCATCTACTCCAACCTGGCGGCCGGCCAGCAGGTGGAAGGCGGAGAGACCATCCAGCCCGGTATCGCCGGCGCCGCCGATATCTCCTTCACCTACCGCGCGCCCATCGACCTGCAAAATGCCGAGTCGGAGCTGACCGTAGGCCTGGCGCTGACCAATATTGGCTCCAAGATCACCTATACCAACTCGCTGTTCCGCGATTACCTGCCCGCCAACTTCGGGCTGGGCGCGGCCTGGAAGGTCGATCTCGACGAGTACAACTCCATTACCTTTGCCACAGACATCAACAAGCTGATGGTGCCAACGCCCTGCCAGGACTCCACCTGCGTAGACCAGGACGGCAACGGTGTCTTCGACTATCGCGAGCAGTCCGGGATCAGGAGCATCTTCTCTTCCTTCAGCGACGCGCCCGAGGGCTTTAGCGAAGAACTGAGAGAGCTGATGTACTCCGTGGGTATAGAATACTGGTACGACAAGCAGTTTGCCGTCCGCGCCGGCTATTTCAACGAAAACCTGCAGAAGGGCGGGCGCAAGTTCTTCACCGTAGGGCTGGGCCTGAAATACAACATCTTCGGCCTTAACTTCTCCTACCTCATCCCGACCACCAACCAACGCAACCCGCTGGACAATACCCTGCGGTTCTCCTTGCTATTCGACTTCGGCGCCTTCGACGCCGGGGAGTAG